Below is a genomic region from Meleagris gallopavo isolate NT-WF06-2002-E0010 breed Aviagen turkey brand Nicholas breeding stock chromosome 5, Turkey_5.1, whole genome shotgun sequence.
CAGAGTGAGAATCCGTGTGGTCAATGATGTTAGGGCAGCTAGAGCTGTCCAGGTACAGCCGGGGTGGTTTAGGAGGTGCGTGTGCCTTGGCCAGGTTTTGCTCACTCTGACACGACAGGTAATCAGACTTGTCCTTCAGATCCCTCAAGCATTCCCTCTTCTGGCACTGTCCATCACTGTCCAGTGTGTGGCTGTTCTTGTTCAAGATAATGACCTGGTTGCCCAGCTTTTTGTGTCTCCTGAGTGAGAAACGTCTGAAGAACGTTGTGGACTTAATGGATCCTCTCCGCCAAGTATCCATCCTgataaaaagcaaagagaaaactgcTGATTCTTCACAGTCAGGTGTTGAACTTCAGTCACAGGCTCAGAGCAAGTCGCACAACAGGAACAACCTCTTCCTTCCCTGTTCCTGtagctggaaggaaaacagagaggcTGGTATTGCAGGAAATGCAAACTTCACACTACATCTCTGTATTAAGGAGCAGTTGACCCGTCTGATATATTAGGGAGTCTCGTTCAGTGGAGAAGGAATGGTGATGTCTGAGCTCGTTAAATCTGTGCCGCAGAAACAAGCTGATGAAGAATAGCAAAGGCACATAGTCACCATGAGAACAGATTTAATCTAGCATCCAGAACAGAAGGGCACTTTGGTACCATGGTAACCAGCCACCTTCATGGTGAAGGGCACAGTATAAAAATCTCAGTGGGTGGTTAGGAAGGGAGCCGGTGACTCAGTAACACtgaaggaaaccaaagaaatagttgaaagtaaaataataaaaaaaaaaaaagaaaacaaaacaacgaTGTAGAAGATGAGCATTAGGAAAATGGAATGCAAAATAGACTTACGGTATGTCGGAGCTGCACCTGAGTCCAGCAGGCAGAGAGGAGAAACTGCTGAAGTACTGAGAGAATGGTGACCACCACGTTCTGAGAtgctggaagaagaaagtcCAGGGGCAATTCAGCCAGGTGGAACCTAGAGCAATAAAAATCCACAATGTTGCCTTCTCTTCATGTGCCTCTTGTCACTGCTTCCCAGGCTGCAGTTCCTTGTGCGTATGTATTTGTTTTGAGCCAAGCCCTTGCTGAGTCAGCCACGTCAGAAACTGGGTTTTACACTATTGGTAATTGCCAGGATTGCAGGAAGTAGGTGTGTAAAGTGGCAAAGCATCAGCCCACACTCTGCTTGAGGAGAAAGCAAGCTCCCTCGGAGACACGCACCCAGATTGCTTGAGAACCATCAACATGAACGTCAACTTGGAGCCCATCTTGAATCAGACTGCTTCTTCCCTACTGCTGCTTCTAATGGCTTGTTTTATCAGCAAGACTCCCATACAAGGCAGGAAATAATCTCTTGtctgttttaaatttaaatccAGAGCGTGAGGTAGTGATTCAG
It encodes:
- the C5H15orf62 gene encoding uncharacterized protein C15orf62 homolog, mitochondrial; translated protein: MDTWRRGSIKSTTFFRRFSLRRHKKLGNQVIILNKNSHTLDSDGQCQKRECLRDLKDKSDYLSCQSEQNLAKAHAPPKPPRLYLDSSSCPNIIDHTDSHSDVSFSAASHQYNKATQTQFHKDQATDCVTSETGSQNGTTLCDLSDPFLSFKVDLGLSLLEDVLQTLRKQNPRDYAI